TCTGATTTTtgctcgaaaaaaaaggtcgtgtcgttgatttgaatctaagtttggttTCAGTGATTGCATAGACTTTCTATATAGGCAATGCAAAACAATGGGATTTATAACCGATCTGTGTAGTAAACCATTATGTTTAAGTTATGTTAAACCAATTCttacattattcaactggtgcttggTATCTTAGGAGGAGCTAAGTTTCATCCATCGTCGACTATAAGGAAAATGCACTTGAAAATGttaaatatcgaaaaaaaatccaacaTTGCTCAGGATTGTAAAACTAATCCAGCTCCGGGCTCAACCCTAGTTAAATTCATACATTGGACATGAGTTGAAACTGGTTTGGGTTCAAACGAAAACGCCTTTTGTTTACCTATTAAAGGGCAGGTGCTCTATTGGTGGTTGATTTTCTACCGAATAATTTTAGGCTTTCCGGGCGAGCGATGTGTCTATGATAGCATCCCTAGGTATTGcacattttaacacttatcttttTGCATATCCAAAGCAAAACTATTGATTATGCGTACACGTACACTTGCCTTGCATGAACCAATCCCGAAACATCTCTTTTAAACAGCAATGGAATAGCCACATTCAAAAGTCCTATAACGTATCTATTTCATTTCAAACTATGGTAAATTTGAATCCTCATTATAGACAAAATGATTGCATTTTCTAGTCTTCGTTAAACGCCACACGCCTCTACGAGCTAATGGTTGTCTTCTTTTTATTTGCAGCTTCCGGTCGAAAATTGACGGTGGGCTACAAACGACCTGGCAATCTTGGCGTAATGAACAAATCGCAAACGCTGCCCCGTAGCATGGGAGGAACGAGAACGACTCCGACCGGCAATGGAGGCAGCACCGTGGGTACTACCGCAGGTGGTATGCCGAAAATTGTACCGAAACCAGCAGCCACTCCACCAGCCATACGGCGCCAGTTTTCGGTAAGTTGAACAGCATAACTTCCTTTCCATGCAGGGGGTTGTCAACAGTTAAGTAATTAAATTTCTCTTCGCAGATCCCGGGCAGTTCACCGATACGAAAAACAAGCAACGGTTACGGTCATAGCGGTGGCAAAAATACCCCTCCGCGTTCCAGAACTCCTCTGGGGACACCTTCGGGCAATCAATCTGcccaacagcagcaacagcagattAATGTGAAAGGGGTCGAACCGAAGTTGGTTCAAATCATCATGGATGAGATAGTCGAAGGTGGTGCCAAGGTGCAATGGCAGGATATTGCTGGTCAGGAAGTGGCAAAACAGGCCCTTCAGGAGATGGTTATATTACCTTCCGTCCGCCCGGAGCTCTTCACCGGACTGCGAACACCTGCCAAGGGTTTGCTGCTTTTCGGTCCTCCAGGAAATGGGAAAACTCTGTTGGCAAGAGCAGTGGCGACCGAGTGTTCGGCAACGTTTTTCAGCATATCAGCTTCTACGCTAACCAGTAAATACGTAGGTGACGGCGAAAAGCTAGTGCGAGCATTATTTGCAGTTGCCAGAGAGATGCAACCGTCTATCATTTTCATCGATGAAGTAGATTCACTCTTATCCGAGCGTAGTACTGGGGAACATGAAGCCACTCGCCGATTGAAAACCGAATTTCTTGTTCAATTTGATGGTTTACCCGCGAATTCCGAAACAGATAAAATTATTGTGATGGCAGCAACCAACCGACCACAGGAATTGGATGAAGCCGCTCTTCGTCGCTTTCCGAAGCGGGTCTACGTCATGCTGCCCGATTTGGACACTCGTGTGGTACTGCTGgagaaactactcgaaaaacagGGAAGTCCTTTGGGAAGTGCAGACTTGAAGCGACTGGCAGTACTAACTGATGGTTACTCCGGTTCCGATTTGACAGCGTTAGCGAAGGATGCCGCGTTGGAACCCATCAGAGGTTGGTTTTACCATCTTCGATTGCAACTGAAAATCACTGATACAACTCTTTATTTTCAGAGCTTAATGTAGAGGAAGTGAAAAATATGGACCCAACAAAACTACGCTGCATACGAGAGagtgattttcacaattcaCTGAAACGAATTCGCCGCTCGGTGGCTCCCAACAGTCTGGCGGCGTACGAGAAGTGGTTGATGGATTTTGGCGATGTAACGTTATAAGCGAACTGGCAGGATCAGTGCAGTGCCATCTAGGACCTCTTCTGTGTTTATCTTTTTAGGTTTAAACACTACTTAAAATTAGCAGTTGTATGTTGTAGGGAGAATAGCGACAAGCAGAAGTGTCTCTTGTTTTGCCACTGAAAATTGAAATAGAATATATTGTTAGTCACTGTAGATACTGTTCAAATTTAGTTGGTTAGTTTGTGATTATTAAATTCGTTTGTCAATTAGTTCAACAGAATTGCAAGGGAGCTAGATAGCTAACTGTCGGTGACAAGCTTAGTCGATTTATTTTCATTCCTTAATTTTGTTGAATCACCGGAGGCAATCACTAATTACTAGGACGTCTAGTTatgtttcaatttcattaagtttgTGTTCTAACAACAACTTACCATATAGCTAATAAAATTTCATCTTAAAACGTCGCATGCAAATACGTTCAAAAACAAAACTcacatttatactgtaaataTTATGCCTAAAAGAAATACACGTACTCGAGGAACGAACATTGCTTAGCTAATCAAACAGCAAAtcctataataataataatcctgtcATCAACTAACGTATTTTAAAAGCAACAGGTTTTTTTCTGCGATTTAGTTTACGTATAATAGAAATACTCTTCTTAGTGGCATTTTAAGTAAATTTTAAAAGATCGTCTGAAATTCAGCTTAATgccaataaaaacaaaacagaccGCATTTTAACCAATTAAATAAATTATACAACGTATACCGTTAATCCGTTACAATTTATCTTAGTCATTTCTGAGTTCCTGTATTGTAGTGCTACAGTAATGCGACATCGATAGGTTACTTTTAATATTGCACTCGAATTCGTCATCCTAGCAGGTAATATGTTGGTGAGCGTACCCTAACCCTGCGGTGGTCCTTGTTTGaaagatagaaaaaataaattagcgACTGTCACAATCAGTTAGATGTGGAGAAGTCGATCGATCGACTCTGTAGGTTACTGGTGTCGTCGTTTACTAGAAGAGCAACCTGCTCGAAGTAACAAAAAACCAATGCCGCTCATCACACTGTTATTACGCGATTTAATACTACATGAGTTATTTGGAtgaagattttctcgaaatattTCCCAGTGCACTTCTTGAGTGTGATTGATTAGTGGCCGTGGTGCGTCGTCTTTAGTTTGGGTACAAGCGCATGCGAATTTTATTCTTTTGAAATTGCCACATATAGAGAGGAAGACAAAGTTAGGTATTCAAATCGAACCCAAAACTCAGTTCAGCTCTGAGgtgtttgaaaataatttatacGTAATGAGTATTAataaaaactgaat
This genomic window from Malaya genurostris strain Urasoe2022 chromosome 1, Malgen_1.1, whole genome shotgun sequence contains:
- the LOC131439487 gene encoding spastin isoform X1; this translates as MVRNKYSLSNAGKSPSKKSRTISKQHEASDNEGGEGSSGAPLIDDGSAGTQRCDTVHKQNLYIISFPVIFVFNILRSLLYQLFIVFRYIYNFTTKIVYKPVKKDCGLEIVINDQNQHHPSSQSPHDLQHQLQLQQYHPQQQQQQVQSHPLQYSSSGVLLNGEGREMSVHRSASGSQVGPGDPLLAKQKHHHRRAFEYISKALKIDEENEGQKELAIELYRKGILELERGIAVECWGGRGEVWERAQRLHDKMQTNLSMARDRLHFLECMLEAHKLEISDAHKLQRSNTFTLSTGQPDSSRATETHKRAQFKIPTTTGSKPYRQPAGKSNQQQENRMFTFHDSSNTTDTRSATAAVSGASGRKLTVGYKRPGNLGVMNKSQTLPRSMGGTRTTPTGNGGSTVGTTAGGMPKIVPKPAATPPAIRRQFSIPGSSPIRKTSNGYGHSGGKNTPPRSRTPLGTPSGNQSAQQQQQQINVKGVEPKLVQIIMDEIVEGGAKVQWQDIAGQEVAKQALQEMVILPSVRPELFTGLRTPAKGLLLFGPPGNGKTLLARAVATECSATFFSISASTLTSKYVGDGEKLVRALFAVAREMQPSIIFIDEVDSLLSERSTGEHEATRRLKTEFLVQFDGLPANSETDKIIVMAATNRPQELDEAALRRFPKRVYVMLPDLDTRVVLLEKLLEKQGSPLGSADLKRLAVLTDGYSGSDLTALAKDAALEPIRELNVEEVKNMDPTKLRCIRESDFHNSLKRIRRSVAPNSLAAYEKWLMDFGDVTL
- the LOC131439487 gene encoding spastin isoform X2; translated protein: MVRNKYSLSNAGKSPSKKSRTISKQHEASDNEGGEGSSGAPLIDDGSAGTQRCDTVHKQNLYIISFPVIFVFNILRSLLYQLFIVFRYIYNFTTKIVYKPVKKDCGLEIVINDQNQHHPSSQSPHDLQHQLQLQQYHPQQQQQQVQSHPLQYSSSGVLLNGEGREMSVHRSASGSQVGPGDPLLAKQKHHHRRAFEYISKALKIDEENEGQKELAIELYRKGILELERGIAVECWGGRGEVWERAQRLHDKMQTNLSMARDRLHFLASGRKLTVGYKRPGNLGVMNKSQTLPRSMGGTRTTPTGNGGSTVGTTAGGMPKIVPKPAATPPAIRRQFSIPGSSPIRKTSNGYGHSGGKNTPPRSRTPLGTPSGNQSAQQQQQQINVKGVEPKLVQIIMDEIVEGGAKVQWQDIAGQEVAKQALQEMVILPSVRPELFTGLRTPAKGLLLFGPPGNGKTLLARAVATECSATFFSISASTLTSKYVGDGEKLVRALFAVAREMQPSIIFIDEVDSLLSERSTGEHEATRRLKTEFLVQFDGLPANSETDKIIVMAATNRPQELDEAALRRFPKRVYVMLPDLDTRVVLLEKLLEKQGSPLGSADLKRLAVLTDGYSGSDLTALAKDAALEPIRELNVEEVKNMDPTKLRCIRESDFHNSLKRIRRSVAPNSLAAYEKWLMDFGDVTL